In the Chroococcidiopsis sp. SAG 2025 genome, one interval contains:
- a CDS encoding ISKra4 family transposase: protein MDYEFRVVVEKVAVSNQKVIKRDTIKIYDIKKPKSILDLGLRHQEQISLLTKVQNAFLAEQSPLIDSGFDACPQCGAKLSKNGFMSSNFHAVFSDHKLRIQKHCCKNSNCNWQSTPTTSTVFGSDTHPELVKLQCEQGALHSYRQAEDNLGKLNYQRRSVNNHVQIQHISNSVGERLSHKNQKPPTREEISVPAEKLIVQVDGGHIPTKDKGKRSFEALSAVIYRPSSLEYVDQHHQQITDKSCVVSALDDDLKTIKTYLYHAALKQGLSQQTRVTAIADGAHNCWSVISVLEPDCQTIEPILDWFHIAKKFQNLKNALGEACSESIENAKWTLWHGEAEETLRKIALIRDHITDENKRSKLQGLHDYLENNLDYLVNYDQRQKANLVFTSQVAESHIDSIINARHKRKQKMQWTREGAHNVLQIRASMVSQEWSEKWLEFVLPQKEKAA from the coding sequence ATGGATTACGAATTCCGGGTGGTTGTCGAAAAAGTTGCTGTCTCCAACCAAAAAGTTATCAAGCGAGACACCATCAAAATCTACGACATTAAAAAGCCGAAATCAATCCTAGACTTAGGCCTGCGACATCAAGAGCAGATTTCTCTGCTGACTAAAGTGCAAAACGCGTTCTTAGCTGAGCAATCTCCCTTAATCGATTCAGGATTCGATGCCTGCCCCCAGTGTGGAGCAAAACTCTCCAAAAACGGATTTATGTCGTCCAACTTTCATGCTGTTTTCAGCGACCACAAGTTGCGCATTCAAAAGCATTGCTGCAAAAACTCCAATTGTAATTGGCAGAGTACACCGACCACGAGCACGGTGTTTGGCAGCGATACCCATCCTGAGTTAGTGAAATTGCAATGTGAGCAAGGGGCATTGCATAGTTACCGCCAGGCAGAGGACAACCTCGGGAAACTCAACTATCAACGTCGCAGTGTCAATAACCACGTCCAGATTCAACACATCTCCAACTCTGTGGGAGAGCGGCTATCTCATAAGAATCAGAAACCTCCGACAAGAGAGGAGATTTCTGTCCCTGCTGAGAAGTTGATTGTGCAAGTTGATGGTGGTCATATTCCTACCAAAGACAAAGGCAAACGGAGCTTTGAAGCTCTGTCTGCTGTCATCTATCGACCGAGCAGTCTGGAGTATGTCGATCAACACCATCAGCAAATTACTGATAAAAGTTGTGTGGTTTCTGCCCTTGATGACGACCTGAAAACCATCAAGACGTACCTGTACCATGCAGCACTGAAACAGGGGCTAAGTCAGCAAACGCGTGTGACTGCAATAGCCGATGGTGCGCATAACTGCTGGTCTGTCATTTCTGTCCTAGAACCTGATTGCCAAACCATAGAACCGATTTTGGACTGGTTTCACATTGCCAAAAAATTCCAAAATCTCAAAAATGCTTTAGGTGAAGCCTGCAGCGAATCCATTGAAAATGCGAAGTGGACTCTCTGGCATGGAGAAGCAGAAGAGACTCTGCGAAAAATCGCCTTAATCCGCGACCACATCACTGATGAAAACAAACGGTCTAAGCTTCAGGGATTGCATGATTATCTGGAAAACAATTTGGATTATCTGGTAAATTATGACCAGCGGCAGAAAGCCAATCTAGTATTCACCAGTCAAGTGGCAGAATCCCATATCGATTCCATCATCAATGCCAGACACAAGCGGAAACAGAAAATGCAATGGACTCGAGAAGGAGCACACAATGTTTTGCAAATTCGAGCCAGCATGGTGAGTCAAGAGTGGTCAGAAAAATGGCTAGAGTTTGTGTTGCCCCAGAAGGAAAAAGCAGCTTAA
- a CDS encoding transposase translates to MTVIDAGYGNNTPFLKQLESRNLTYVAAIAKNRQVTAQTSGDESARKQGLEAIAQTLAVEQFTPVQLNLEQPRTVWVALLPVHVPKLEGTRWLAIQLNASSFEQATEVDYFLTNASDNQVSAAWVAQTYSARNWVEVFYREAKGWLGLSEYQVRDALSMKRHWVLVFIAYTFILWHQLTGGFRRRWATKPLQTFAEALEAFRTAVEFRLVRWLNEHVDVFASHRAKFGYIWA, encoded by the coding sequence GTGACTGTAATTGATGCAGGCTACGGTAATAACACGCCTTTTCTCAAGCAGTTGGAGTCGAGAAACCTAACTTACGTGGCAGCAATCGCCAAAAACCGCCAAGTTACTGCTCAAACATCAGGTGATGAGTCTGCTCGTAAGCAGGGATTAGAAGCTATTGCTCAAACCTTGGCAGTGGAGCAGTTCACACCTGTGCAACTCAATCTGGAGCAGCCCCGGACAGTTTGGGTGGCGCTGTTACCAGTTCACGTTCCGAAGCTCGAAGGCACTCGCTGGCTGGCGATTCAACTCAATGCCTCTAGTTTCGAGCAAGCGACGGAGGTGGATTACTTTCTCACCAATGCCTCTGACAACCAAGTCAGTGCGGCTTGGGTAGCTCAAACATATTCTGCTCGCAACTGGGTGGAGGTCTTCTATCGAGAAGCCAAGGGCTGGTTGGGTTTGAGTGAGTATCAAGTTCGGGATGCTCTGAGTATGAAGCGTCATTGGGTTTTAGTGTTCATCGCTTACACCTTCATCCTTTGGCATCAGTTGACCGGCGGATTCCGCAGACGTTGGGCAACCAAACCCTTACAAACCTTTGCCGAAGCATTGGAGGCATTCCGCACCGCAGTCGAGTTTCGTTTGGTCCGCTGGCTTAATGAGCATGTTGATGTATTTGCCTCTCACAGAGCTAAGTTCGGCTATATTTGGGCTTAG
- the uvrA gene encoding excinuclease ABC subunit UvrA gives MNYRPDAKIEVTESANGHHADTSNPNSQNTIRIRGARQHNLKNISLELPRDRLIVFTGVSGSGKSSLAFDTIFAEGQRRYVESLSAYARQFLGQVDKPDVEAIEGLSPAISIDQKSTSHNPRSTVGTVTEIYDYLRLLYGRAGKPHCPICDRSIAPQTIDEMCDRIMELPDRTKFQILAPVVRGKKGTHKKLLSSLASEGFVRVRINGEVRELSDSIELDKNQAHNIEVVIDRLIKKPGMEERLTDSLTTCLRRSEGIAVIDLLDVEEGRGARSEERGGNILIHPTLQAKVAEGASAYQVEEKDRGREKELLFSENFACPEHGGVMEELSPRLFSFNSPYGACPHCHGLGSMQTFSPELVVPDPSQSVYAAIAPWSEKDNSYYLSLLYSLGKAFGFEIQTRWNQLTSEQQQTILYGSDQPVWIEERKDYRRYAGVIPILQRQFDEASSELIKQKLEQYVVQQPCPVCHGKRLKPEALAVRLGQYHILDLTSVSIRECHQRIGSITLSDRQMQIADLVLREIKARLQFLLDVGLDYLTLDRPAMTLSGGEAQRIRLATQIGSGLTGVLYVLDEPSIGLHQRDNGRLLQTLTRLRDLGNTLIVVEHDEETIRAADHLVDIGVGAGVHGGNIVAQGNLPALLAAPESLTGAYLSGRRVIQTPAQRREGNGRELVIKNAYRNNLKNIDVEIPLGKLVSITGVSGSGKSTLINELLYPALQHHLTRKVPFPKDLEEMKGLNAVDKAIVIDQSPIGRTPRSNPATYTGVFDAIREVFSQTIEAKARGYKPGQFSFNVKGGRCEACGGQGVNVIEMNFLPDVYVQCEICKGARYNRETLQVKYKDKSIADVLNMTVEEGVDFFQNIPKAFNKLQTLLDVGLGYMHLGQPATTLSGGEAQRVKLASELSRRATGKTLYLIDEPTTGLSFYDVHKLLDVLQRLVDKGNSIIVIEHNLDVIRCSDWVIDLGPEGGDKGGEIIAVGTPELIAKNPRSYTGQYLKQVLQQYPAVKEVKS, from the coding sequence ATGAATTACCGTCCCGATGCAAAGATTGAAGTCACTGAATCTGCAAACGGGCATCATGCAGATACTTCCAACCCAAATAGCCAAAATACCATCCGCATTCGCGGCGCGAGACAGCATAATCTCAAAAATATTAGCTTAGAACTACCCCGCGATCGCCTGATCGTGTTTACGGGGGTTTCCGGTTCCGGTAAGTCTTCCCTCGCCTTCGATACTATCTTTGCTGAAGGACAGCGGCGCTACGTAGAGTCTCTCAGTGCCTATGCAAGACAATTTTTAGGGCAAGTTGATAAGCCAGATGTGGAAGCAATTGAAGGCTTGAGTCCGGCAATTTCCATCGATCAAAAATCGACTTCCCACAACCCCCGTTCTACGGTGGGGACGGTAACGGAAATTTACGACTATTTACGCTTATTATACGGACGAGCGGGTAAACCGCATTGCCCGATCTGCGATCGCTCGATTGCGCCTCAAACAATCGATGAAATGTGCGATCGCATCATGGAATTACCCGATAGAACTAAATTTCAAATTTTAGCACCCGTCGTGCGGGGTAAAAAAGGGACGCACAAAAAGTTACTCTCAAGTCTAGCTTCGGAAGGATTCGTCCGCGTCCGCATTAATGGCGAAGTGCGGGAACTCAGCGATTCGATTGAATTGGATAAAAATCAAGCGCACAATATTGAAGTCGTGATCGATCGCTTGATTAAAAAGCCAGGGATGGAAGAGAGGTTGACTGACTCCCTCACCACCTGTCTGCGGCGTTCGGAAGGGATTGCTGTTATCGATTTATTGGACGTGGAAGAGGGGCGAGGAGCGAGAAGCGAGGAGCGAGGGGGTAATATATTAATTCATCCCACTTTACAGGCAAAAGTGGCAGAAGGGGCGAGTGCCTATCAAGTCGAAGAGAAGGATAGGGGAAGGGAAAAAGAATTATTATTTTCCGAAAACTTCGCCTGTCCCGAACACGGCGGGGTAATGGAAGAGTTATCGCCGCGTCTATTTTCTTTCAACTCTCCCTATGGGGCTTGTCCTCACTGTCACGGCTTGGGGAGTATGCAAACTTTCTCACCTGAATTAGTCGTACCCGATCCGAGTCAATCGGTCTATGCTGCGATCGCCCCTTGGTCGGAAAAGGATAACTCCTACTACCTTTCTTTACTCTACAGCTTAGGAAAAGCTTTTGGATTTGAAATTCAAACCCGCTGGAATCAGCTAACTTCAGAACAGCAGCAAACAATTTTATACGGTAGCGACCAACCCGTTTGGATTGAAGAACGTAAAGATTATCGGCGTTACGCTGGGGTTATTCCCATCCTCCAGCGCCAGTTTGATGAAGCGAGTTCTGAATTAATCAAACAAAAGTTAGAACAGTATGTCGTGCAACAGCCTTGTCCTGTATGTCATGGCAAGCGGTTGAAACCGGAAGCCTTAGCCGTGCGTCTGGGACAATATCACATCCTCGATCTTACCAGCGTCTCCATTCGAGAATGCCATCAGAGAATTGGTAGTATTACACTGAGCGATCGCCAAATGCAAATTGCCGATTTGGTGTTGCGCGAAATCAAAGCCAGATTGCAATTTCTCCTCGATGTCGGTTTAGATTACCTCACCTTAGACCGTCCCGCCATGACGCTTTCAGGGGGAGAAGCCCAACGCATCCGCCTCGCTACTCAAATCGGTTCCGGTTTGACAGGAGTACTCTACGTTCTTGACGAACCCAGCATCGGCTTACACCAACGGGATAACGGGCGCTTGCTGCAAACTTTAACCAGACTGCGAGACTTGGGCAATACATTAATTGTCGTCGAACATGACGAAGAAACCATCCGCGCCGCCGATCATTTAGTAGATATTGGTGTAGGGGCGGGAGTCCACGGGGGAAATATTGTCGCCCAAGGGAATTTACCAGCTTTACTCGCTGCACCGGAATCTTTAACTGGGGCATATTTATCGGGAAGGCGAGTGATTCAAACTCCCGCCCAACGCCGGGAGGGTAATGGACGAGAGTTAGTTATTAAAAATGCCTACCGCAACAACCTGAAAAATATCGACGTAGAAATCCCTTTAGGGAAACTCGTTTCGATTACGGGAGTATCCGGTTCGGGAAAATCTACCTTAATTAACGAGTTACTCTACCCCGCTTTACAACATCACCTGACGCGCAAAGTTCCCTTCCCCAAAGACTTAGAGGAAATGAAGGGCTTAAATGCAGTTGATAAAGCGATCGTGATCGATCAATCTCCCATCGGACGCACTCCTCGTTCTAACCCAGCTACATACACGGGTGTTTTCGATGCGATTCGAGAAGTATTTTCCCAAACTATTGAAGCAAAAGCTAGGGGTTATAAACCAGGGCAATTCTCTTTTAACGTCAAAGGGGGGCGCTGCGAGGCTTGTGGCGGACAAGGCGTAAACGTGATTGAAATGAATTTTTTACCCGACGTTTACGTGCAATGCGAAATTTGCAAAGGGGCGCGATATAACCGCGAAACTCTCCAAGTCAAGTATAAAGATAAATCGATCGCCGATGTTTTAAACATGACTGTAGAAGAGGGCGTAGATTTCTTTCAAAATATTCCTAAAGCATTTAATAAACTGCAAACTTTACTTGATGTTGGTTTGGGATATATGCACCTGGGGCAACCTGCAACTACATTATCGGGGGGAGAGGCACAGCGGGTTAAGCTTGCTTCAGAATTATCGCGTCGCGCCACTGGAAAAACTCTGTATTTAATTGACGAACCAACGACAGGTTTATCATTTTACGACGTGCATAAATTACTCGATGTTCTGCAAAGATTGGTAGACAAAGGTAATTCTATTATTGTCATCGAACATAACTTAGATGTAATTCGTTGTAGCGATTGGGTGATAGATTTGGGACCAGAAGGAGGAGATAAGGGAGGAGAAATTATTGCTGTTGGAACGCCGGAACTAATAGCAAAAAATCCTCGTTCTTACACAGGACAATATTTAAAGCAGGTGTTGCAACAATATCCGGCTGTTAAGGAAGTCAAAAGTTAA
- a CDS encoding WecB/TagA/CpsF family glycosyltransferase, with protein sequence MSAVVKPFSVMGLPVHLIDDYTAWLRSRIQQQLGTHVVTLNAEMSMQAEQNPALSNAIQQAELVIPDGAGVVLYLKLLFHQQVQRCPGIELAESLLQNTQARVFFYGGAPGVAAKAAEMWRQKVPDLKIVGTQHGYISPEEAEQFQQSLSQLQPQLILVGLGVPRQELWIAQNRYLCPNATWIGVGGSFDIWAGTKSRAPAWLANNNLEWLYRLYQEPWRWRRMLALPQFAGKAIVYRLTH encoded by the coding sequence ATGAGTGCGGTCGTGAAGCCTTTTTCGGTAATGGGGCTACCAGTCCATCTCATCGATGATTATACGGCTTGGTTGCGATCGCGCATCCAGCAGCAACTCGGTACTCATGTCGTAACGCTTAATGCGGAAATGAGTATGCAAGCCGAACAGAACCCTGCTTTAAGCAACGCTATTCAGCAAGCAGAGTTGGTGATTCCCGATGGTGCGGGGGTGGTACTCTACCTAAAATTACTATTTCACCAACAGGTACAGCGATGTCCTGGGATTGAATTGGCAGAGTCTCTATTGCAGAATACCCAGGCGCGGGTATTTTTCTATGGTGGTGCGCCTGGAGTAGCAGCCAAAGCCGCCGAGATGTGGCGACAAAAAGTCCCAGATTTAAAGATTGTTGGTACGCAGCACGGATACATTTCCCCAGAAGAGGCGGAACAATTTCAGCAAAGCCTCAGTCAACTCCAACCTCAATTGATTTTGGTGGGTTTGGGAGTGCCACGTCAAGAATTATGGATTGCGCAAAATCGTTATTTGTGTCCTAATGCGACTTGGATTGGTGTTGGTGGTAGCTTTGATATTTGGGCAGGAACGAAATCAAGAGCGCCTGCATGGTTGGCAAATAATAATTTGGAATGGCTTTACCGTCTCTATCAAGAACCCTGGCGCTGGCGGCGGATGCTGGCTTTACCTCAGTTTGCAGGTAAGGCAATTGTTTATCGCTTAACTCATTGA
- a CDS encoding glycosyltransferase family 39 protein gives MHGVFQLRKSYFSKKAIFSLFSSQKLPYIIIGFGILVRLVQYVFNRSLWNDEAALALNIINRSYLELLQPLDYSQGAPIGFLMVEKLAVQVFGNNEYALRLFPFLAAIASLFVFYELAKKCLQSRLAAIVALTLFATVHIWLQFATETKQYSSDVAIAVILSFILIGIERQQIKLRQILKFGFIGAVAVWFSHPAVFVLAGIGTSYLFISLFQQKFSLSLKLLTIYSIWVFSFGLSYFISLRNIASNQSLFKSWAGRGTFPTSVWDFGWLFNAFIEFFHIPLGLPDIFLGIAILAFLSGCISLWVQNKAILLTLLAPILVTFFAAYLQKYPFSGRLVIFLIPFFILFIAEGTVAIRQISHHRVLRKISTLILILLLVPPIGTAAYLIFDPYTKQEIKPVLAYMRSHQQPRDTIYIYERAEYQFKYYANWYGYQEGDYILGIDDLDRQDGQGISAAEWRRYTSDFNKLRGKQRVWILLSHLRRWEDEQERVLAYLDGIGKRVDTFEKEGSFVYLYDFN, from the coding sequence ATGCACGGTGTATTTCAATTGCGAAAATCTTATTTTAGTAAAAAAGCTATTTTTTCTCTCTTTTCTTCTCAAAAGCTACCATATATAATTATTGGCTTTGGGATTTTGGTACGGCTAGTTCAATATGTATTTAATCGTTCTTTGTGGAATGATGAAGCTGCACTAGCATTAAATATCATCAATCGCTCGTATTTAGAATTGCTACAACCTTTAGATTACAGCCAAGGCGCACCTATTGGCTTTTTGATGGTAGAAAAGTTAGCGGTGCAGGTGTTTGGGAACAATGAATATGCTTTAAGATTATTTCCTTTTTTAGCCGCGATCGCCAGTTTATTTGTTTTTTACGAATTAGCTAAAAAATGCTTGCAGTCTCGTCTAGCTGCAATTGTTGCTCTCACTCTTTTTGCTACAGTACATATTTGGCTTCAGTTTGCTACAGAAACGAAACAATACTCTAGCGATGTGGCGATCGCAGTCATACTATCTTTTATTTTAATTGGCATAGAGCGACAGCAAATTAAACTAAGACAAATCTTAAAATTTGGCTTTATCGGCGCTGTTGCAGTTTGGTTTTCTCACCCGGCTGTCTTTGTCTTAGCTGGGATAGGGACGAGCTATTTATTCATAAGTTTATTTCAACAGAAATTTTCATTGAGTTTAAAGCTGTTAACTATCTATTCTATTTGGGTATTCAGTTTTGGTCTTTCATACTTTATTTCATTACGCAACATAGCCAGCAATCAATCTTTATTTAAATCTTGGGCGGGACGCGGTACATTTCCTACATCGGTTTGGGATTTCGGCTGGTTGTTTAATGCTTTTATAGAATTTTTTCACATTCCGTTAGGACTTCCCGATATTTTTCTAGGAATTGCGATTCTGGCGTTCTTATCTGGTTGTATCTCACTCTGGGTTCAAAACAAAGCAATTTTACTGACATTGTTGGCTCCCATCTTAGTAACTTTTTTCGCAGCTTATTTACAAAAATATCCATTTAGCGGCAGGCTAGTCATATTTTTAATTCCTTTTTTTATCCTTTTCATTGCAGAAGGAACAGTGGCAATTCGACAGATAAGCCATCATCGAGTTTTGAGGAAAATCAGTACTCTGATTTTGATCTTGCTTCTCGTCCCCCCGATAGGAACTGCTGCTTATCTCATCTTCGATCCTTATACTAAACAAGAAATTAAACCCGTTCTTGCCTATATGAGAAGTCATCAGCAACCAAGAGATACTATATATATTTACGAACGCGCTGAATATCAATTTAAATATTATGCGAATTGGTATGGATATCAGGAAGGAGATTATATTTTAGGGATAGACGATCTCGATCGTCAAGATGGACAAGGTATTTCAGCAGCAGAATGGCGGCGATATACTAGCGATTTCAATAAGTTACGCGGTAAGCAAAGAGTATGGATCTTATTATCCCACTTGCGGCGCTGGGAAGATGAGCAAGAAAGAGTTTTAGCTTATCTTGATGGTATCGGTAAACGTGTTGATACTTTTGAGAAGGAAGGCTCTTTTGTATATTTGTATGATTTTAATTAG
- a CDS encoding glycosyltransferase family 39 protein, with translation MKYDLPLTRWQLLIISCLVIGIFFRFLYIDRKVYWYDEVFTSFRIFGYTEAEVIQQVSRHPVVSLEDLQRYQHDAGRNLLDTIKSLATEDFQHPPLYYAIAHFWIKWLGDSIAAIRGLSALISVLVFPSIYWLCRELFPSPSVAWVSMALVAVSPFHVLMAQEARQYSLWTVVILLSSASVLRAIRLSSKLSWRLYAISLIVGLYTFLFTGLVAIAHGLYLFSLKTKLRFSKAVSAYFIAFTTAIAAFIPWMIIVVSNFSEINSNVNKDEAIPLLSLVKTWVFNLSYIFFDIWGQSSLESKLELTHFIVLPFLWLTGYSLYFLYRTTTKQVSLFILLSIAVPTIPLILPDLILGGQRSLTMRYLIPTYLGIQVAVAYLLATKLSSNGVKQQKLWRLLVLVLLTSGILSCVISARTETWWTKGNSAENPQVAQIINGVNRPFLISDTKIGRIISLSYLLEPKVQFQLKPKCHTCQLDSTSNLSFDSKFSASYSNIFLYKPSDEMLDKFNQIQNYTTKLVYEPARLWRLSQNKSTSLN, from the coding sequence ATGAAGTATGACTTACCATTGACTAGATGGCAATTGTTAATTATCAGTTGTCTAGTTATCGGTATATTTTTTCGATTTCTCTATATCGATCGCAAAGTTTATTGGTACGATGAAGTTTTCACTTCATTTCGTATTTTTGGCTACACGGAAGCAGAAGTCATTCAACAAGTTTCTCGTCATCCGGTTGTGAGTTTAGAAGATTTACAACGGTATCAGCATGACGCTGGTAGAAACTTATTAGACACGATAAAATCTTTGGCTACGGAAGATTTTCAGCATCCTCCGCTGTATTACGCGATCGCTCATTTTTGGATAAAATGGTTGGGCGATTCAATTGCTGCAATTAGAGGTTTATCGGCTCTGATTAGCGTGCTTGTTTTTCCTAGTATCTACTGGCTGTGTAGAGAATTATTTCCATCACCCTCGGTTGCTTGGGTTTCTATGGCGCTAGTCGCAGTCTCGCCATTTCATGTTTTAATGGCTCAGGAAGCACGTCAGTATAGTTTGTGGACAGTGGTAATTTTACTATCAAGTGCGTCTGTACTACGCGCTATTCGTCTCAGCAGTAAACTAAGTTGGAGACTGTACGCAATTAGTCTCATTGTAGGATTATATACATTTTTATTTACTGGTTTAGTCGCGATCGCTCACGGACTATATTTATTTAGCTTAAAGACAAAGTTGCGATTTAGCAAAGCAGTCTCTGCTTATTTTATCGCCTTTACTACCGCGATCGCAGCTTTTATCCCATGGATGATTATTGTTGTCAGCAATTTTTCTGAGATTAACAGTAATGTCAATAAGGATGAAGCTATACCCCTTCTCAGTTTAGTGAAAACCTGGGTTTTCAACTTAAGTTATATTTTTTTTGATATTTGGGGACAGTCAAGTTTAGAATCTAAACTGGAGCTAACGCATTTTATCGTTTTGCCATTTTTATGGCTGACAGGATACTCTCTCTATTTTCTGTATCGGACAACAACTAAGCAAGTCTCATTATTTATCCTATTATCGATCGCAGTACCAACTATACCCCTAATTTTACCAGATTTGATTTTAGGAGGACAGCGATCGCTGACGATGCGCTATCTCATTCCGACTTATTTAGGGATTCAAGTTGCTGTTGCTTATTTGCTAGCTACTAAACTCTCGTCAAACGGTGTCAAACAGCAAAAATTGTGGCGGTTGCTAGTACTCGTGCTATTAACTTCTGGTATTCTATCCTGTGTAATTAGCGCTCGAACAGAAACTTGGTGGACGAAAGGTAATAGTGCTGAAAATCCTCAAGTTGCTCAAATAATAAATGGGGTAAATCGCCCATTTTTAATCAGCGATACTAAAATTGGCAGAATTATATCTTTAAGCTATTTGCTAGAACCAAAGGTTCAATTTCAGCTCAAACCCAAATGCCACACTTGCCAACTTGATTCTACATCAAATCTATCCTTTGATTCCAAGTTTTCTGCTAGCTACAGCAACATATTTTTATACAAGCCTTCAGATGAAATGCTCGATAAGTTTAATCAAATACAGAATTATACAACAAAACTGGTTTACGAACCCGCTCGTCTCTGGAGGTTGAGCCAAAATAAATCGACTTCCCTAAATTAG
- a CDS encoding glycosyltransferase family 39 protein: MTAFSLDRISFVIIGFGILVRLVQYLFNRSLWNDEAALALNIVNRSYLELLQPLDYNQGAPIGFLMVEKLAVQLFGNNEYALRLFPLISSIAALLLFYQLAKRCLQKPAIPIALTLFAGLEYLLYFASEVKQYSTDVVVAILGATIGVSLNQKKIESSQVITYAIGGAIAVWFSHPAIFVLAGVGIYHILANWRQKNKNKLIIVLTVTSIWLLSFASLYFLSLRNLGESAYLLRSWTNKYAFPTSAFDINWSYLRYIKLFKDPLGFPEPWVIVPRLVCLAGFISLWYRKREILFILISPF, from the coding sequence TTGACTGCATTCAGTCTAGATAGAATCTCATTCGTCATTATCGGCTTTGGTATCCTAGTCAGGCTAGTTCAATATCTGTTTAATCGTTCTTTGTGGAATGACGAAGCCGCACTAGCTTTAAATATTGTCAATCGCTCGTATTTAGAATTGCTACAGCCTTTAGATTATAACCAAGGCGCACCCATTGGCTTTTTAATGGTAGAAAAGCTAGCAGTTCAGTTATTCGGTAACAACGAGTATGCCTTAAGACTCTTTCCTTTAATTTCGAGTATTGCTGCCTTATTATTATTTTACCAGCTTGCCAAAAGATGTTTGCAAAAACCAGCTATCCCCATTGCTTTAACTCTCTTTGCTGGTTTAGAGTATTTGCTTTATTTTGCTTCTGAAGTTAAGCAGTATTCGACTGATGTGGTAGTTGCTATACTTGGCGCTACAATTGGAGTCTCTTTGAATCAGAAAAAGATCGAGTCTTCTCAAGTCATAACATATGCAATAGGAGGTGCGATCGCAGTTTGGTTTTCACATCCAGCAATTTTTGTTTTAGCCGGTGTGGGAATATATCATATATTAGCTAATTGGAGGCAAAAAAATAAAAATAAGTTAATTATAGTATTGACAGTAACTTCAATTTGGTTGTTAAGTTTTGCTAGCTTGTATTTTCTATCTTTGAGAAATTTAGGTGAAAGTGCATATTTATTGCGATCGTGGACAAATAAGTATGCTTTTCCTACCTCAGCCTTTGATATTAACTGGTCGTATTTAAGATATATCAAATTATTCAAAGATCCTTTAGGTTTTCCCGAACCTTGGGTGATTGTTCCTCGTTTAGTTTGTCTAGCTGGATTTATCTCACTGTGGTATCGGAAAAGAGAAATCCTATTTATTCTAATTTCTCCTTTTTAG